One Dissulfuribacter thermophilus DNA segment encodes these proteins:
- a CDS encoding ATP-binding protein has protein sequence MNSPDSKKKEAISRVLTYFKDSYDIHSRSLGIILNLIHIAKDTRDLVQGAQKIVDCLSLELGFENTSILRYDSSDDSLKLLAAKGLLDHFDVGSSIEYNRDLKFKRDEGIAWKVFDSKEPIFIEDTNDTHVPLLDGINAVNIRSLACLPIGELGVLNLSNSVPRSFNVRERQDLVIITQVIANFLESIDLKGKPILSHLHVQKLIETKTKEISNSKKELQDALKILDGIIRGVPQGLALLNPAGRIYSVNEALIILTNSTAKGLIDQPFERLLHRQCDVQAIRAAIKDGRMTEINAGILRAFDGELIPVDIFYHPFHLEDHCIVGMIIFHDLRGQKKRLEEMVQIEKMKALGLMAQGVAHDFNNILAMIMGNVEILMEEIDNSDHLKRLERIKTAVSDGSHIVKRLNAYVGKKYPQPETKVDDLRQLVEQVIEFVSPRIKECVERIGIPIEIRKNIEDVGQILISPEDLKEILANLIFNAIDAMPKGGIITISARRESGQAIIEVEDTGIGIPEEERDKIFDPFYTTKGVKSSGLGLFVIQGLLKQIGGRVWFESEVGKGARFVIELPIFQSKKCEANCKNSDSESEVNVPRLRVLVVDDEFIIVELLTMLLEKMGHFAKGITDPGEVKRVIEQEEFDLVLTDLGMPGMSGFDVASMVKKKDPKVKVVLITGWGAEYEEKDLKDKGIDGLLSKPFKSKDLQAILKRLF, from the coding sequence ATGAACTCTCCCGACTCCAAAAAAAAAGAGGCCATTTCTCGGGTCTTAACCTATTTTAAGGATTCATATGACATTCATAGCAGAAGTCTTGGCATAATCTTAAATCTCATCCATATTGCTAAAGACACTAGAGATCTGGTACAGGGTGCCCAAAAGATCGTTGATTGCCTTTCCCTTGAACTCGGTTTTGAAAACACATCTATCCTACGTTATGACTCTTCAGATGATTCCCTGAAGCTTTTGGCTGCAAAGGGGCTTTTGGATCATTTCGATGTTGGATCTTCAATAGAATATAACAGAGATCTCAAATTTAAGCGCGATGAAGGTATTGCCTGGAAGGTCTTTGATTCAAAGGAACCCATTTTTATTGAAGATACTAATGACACACACGTGCCCTTATTGGATGGGATTAATGCTGTCAATATTCGTTCCTTGGCATGTCTTCCAATTGGTGAACTAGGGGTCTTGAATCTTAGTAATTCTGTGCCCAGAAGCTTTAATGTTCGTGAACGGCAGGACCTTGTCATAATCACGCAGGTAATTGCCAATTTCCTCGAATCGATTGACTTGAAGGGAAAGCCCATATTATCACACCTTCACGTTCAAAAGCTCATCGAGACAAAGACGAAAGAAATTTCCAACAGTAAAAAAGAATTACAGGACGCACTCAAAATACTAGATGGAATTATCCGAGGTGTGCCCCAAGGTTTGGCACTGCTCAATCCTGCTGGAAGAATTTATTCTGTTAACGAAGCCCTGATCATACTGACCAATAGCACTGCAAAGGGCCTAATTGATCAGCCATTCGAGCGTCTTTTGCACAGGCAATGTGATGTTCAGGCCATAAGAGCAGCCATTAAAGATGGCAGGATGACAGAAATTAACGCTGGTATTCTAAGGGCCTTTGACGGAGAGCTTATACCTGTAGATATCTTCTATCATCCTTTTCATCTTGAGGATCACTGCATTGTCGGAATGATCATCTTCCATGATCTGAGAGGGCAAAAAAAGCGCCTTGAAGAGATGGTTCAAATAGAGAAGATGAAGGCCCTTGGTTTAATGGCTCAAGGCGTTGCTCACGATTTTAACAACATTTTGGCAATGATCATGGGAAATGTTGAAATCCTCATGGAGGAGATAGACAATTCCGATCACTTGAAAAGGTTGGAACGGATCAAGACTGCCGTTTCAGATGGCTCACACATTGTAAAAAGACTAAATGCCTACGTTGGTAAGAAGTACCCACAACCTGAGACCAAGGTTGATGATTTAAGACAGCTTGTAGAACAGGTCATTGAGTTTGTCAGTCCCCGAATAAAAGAGTGTGTAGAGAGAATTGGAATACCAATTGAAATTAGAAAAAATATAGAAGATGTAGGGCAAATTCTCATCTCACCTGAAGACCTTAAAGAGATATTGGCCAATTTGATCTTTAATGCCATCGATGCCATGCCAAAGGGCGGGATAATAACCATTTCTGCTAGAAGGGAATCTGGCCAAGCAATAATCGAGGTGGAAGATACAGGTATAGGAATACCAGAGGAAGAAAGAGATAAAATTTTCGACCCATTTTATACCACAAAGGGAGTGAAATCCTCTGGCCTTGGGCTCTTTGTTATACAAGGACTGTTAAAACAGATAGGAGGCAGGGTTTGGTTTGAATCTGAAGTTGGAAAAGGCGCCAGGTTTGTAATTGAATTGCCAATTTTTCAATCCAAGAAGTGTGAAGCCAATTGCAAAAATTCTGATTCAGAGTCAGAAGTCAACGTGCCACGGCTCAGGGTATTGGTGGTAGACGATGAGTTTATCATTGTAGAGTTATTGACAATGCTCTTAGAGAAAATGGGACATTTTGCCAAGGGAATTACTGATCCTGGAGAAGTAAAAAGAGTCATTGAGCAAGAAGAGTTTGATCTGGTATTAACGGACCTGGGAATGCCTGGGATGAGTGGATTCGATGTGGCTTCCATGGTCAAGAAAAAGGATCCGAAGGTCAAGGTGGTGCTTATTACTGGGTGGGGAGCTGAATACGAAGAAAAAGATTTGAAGGATAAGGGTATTGATGGGTTATTGAGTAAACCCTTTAAATCCAAAGACCTCCAGGCTATTCTAAAGCGTCTCTTTTAA